The Bifidobacteriaceae bacterium genome contains the following window.
TCAACCCGGCGGCGTTCACCCACTATTCGTACGGCTTGCGGGACGCGGTCGCGCAAGTCCCCCTGGTCATTGAGGTGCATTTGTCGAATCCGGCGGCCCGTGAGCGCTTCCGCGCCACCTCCGTGATCTCGGGTGTGGCCAAAGGCACAATCGCGGGCTTCGGCTTCGACTCCTACTACTTGGCGTTGGCCGCGTTGGCCCGCCTGGCGGCGGCCTCCGCGTAGAGGAACTCGACCTCCTCCGCGAAGTCCGCGAGCACCAAGGACCGTTTGACCTTCAGCGACGGCGTCAGGTAGCCGTTCTCCTCGGTGAAGTCCACCCCCAGAATCCGAAACTCGCGGATTGACTCCGCCCTGGAGACGGCCTGGTTGGTCCGGGCGACCGCGCGGGCCAGGGAGGCCCGGATATCCGGGTCGATCCGGGCCTGCTCAATGGTCAGCGGGGACTTGCCGTGGCTGGCCAACCAGCCGGGGATCATCTCCTCGTCCAACGTGATGAGCGCGGCGATGAAGGGGCGCTGGTCGCCCACCACGACGACTTGCGAGACCAGGGGGTGGCCCCGCAAGCGGTCTTCGAGGGTCGCGGGCACCACGTTCTTGCCGCTGGCCGTGACGATCAATTCCTTGCGTCGGCCGGTGATGGTCAGGTAGCCGTTCTCGTCCAGCGAGCCGATGTCCCCCGTGTGGAACCAGCCGTCCGCGAGCGCGGCGGCGGTGGCGTCTGGATCGTTCCGGTAGCCCCGGAAAATGTGGAAGCCTTTGGACAGGATCTCGCCGTCCTCGGCGACCGCCACCGTCTGGCCGGGCAGCGGCGGCCCCACGGTGCCGATCTTGTTGACCTTTTGGCGGTTGACCGCGGTGGGCGCGGAGGTCTCGGTCAGCCCGTAGCCCTCGTAGACGGTCAGGCCAATGCCCCGGAAGAAGTGTCCCAGGCGTTCCCCCAGGGGGGCGCCGCCGGACACGGCGTACAGCAACTGGCCGCCCATCATCTTGGTGAGCTTGCGGAAGACCAGTTGTTTGGCGATCGCGTACTGGACACGCCGGGCGGGCGTGAAGCCGCCGCGGGAGTCCCGCTCCCGCGAGGAGACGATCGCCACTTTGGCGGCCCAGCGGAACAGCTTCAGCTTGACGCCGCCGCCGGTGGAGGCCTCGGCGGCGTTGTAAACCTTCTCCAGCACCCGGGGGACCACCAGGAGAAAGGTGGGCCGGAAGGAGGAGAAGTCCTTGATCAAGGTCTTGGTGTCCGGGGAGTAGGCCACGATCGATCCGGCGAATAGGGCGATCACGTTGATGACGCGGGCGAAGACGTGGGCCAACGGGAGGAAGAGGATGGTTCGGGAGCCAGGATGGCAGATCCAGTCCAGCGCGGCGGAGGCGTTGCGGGCGGCGGTGGTGAAGTTGAGGTGGGTCAGTTCAACCCCTTTGGGCCGCCCCGTCGTCCCGGAGGTGTAAATCAAGGCGGCCAGGTCGTCTCCCCTGACGGCCTCGCGGCGCCCGGCCAAGACGGCATCGGACACCGTCTGGCCCTTTTCCACCAAAGCCGGGATGGCGGCATCGTCCAAAATCCAGAGCGGACCCTGGTAGACGGCGCGGACGATCTCCGCGTGGTCGGCGGTCTCGCAAACGACGGCGGCCAAACCGCCGTCCTCGACGATCCATCGGGCCTGGTCGGCGGACGAGGTCTCGTAGATGGGCACCCCCGCGGCCCCTATGAACCACAAGGCGTAGTCGAACTGGGTCCACTCGGCCGATGTGCGGGCCATGATCCCGACCCGGTCGCCGTGGCCAATGCCGGCGGCGATCAGCCCCTTGGCGAGGGCCTCGACGGAGCCGAGGAAATCGTGGACCGACATGGGCGCCCAACCGTCCCCGTCCCGCACCTCTATGATGGGCGCTGCGGGGTCGCGGTCGCGGCGTTCCAGAAGGAGATCGGCGATCGACTCGTCGGGATTTGGGGGGGCCAAGACGGGCGTTGATGAAACCTTCACGCCCCGGACCCTAGCCGTTCGCGAGCACCCTACGCACCCGTAGGCCCTTGGACAGTAAGATATCCGGGGCCAATCACAGCAACAACGACGGAGAGATTTGTGGCAACCACCAATGACTTGAAGAACGGCCTTGTGCTGAACTTGGACGGGCAACTCTGGACCGTGGTGGAGTTCCAGCACGTCAAGCCCGGCAAAGGCGGCGCTTTTGTGCGCACCAAGCTGAAGAACGTCCTGACCGGCAAGGTGATC
Protein-coding sequences here:
- a CDS encoding AMP-dependent synthetase/ligase: MKVSSTPVLAPPNPDESIADLLLERRDRDPAAPIIEVRDGDGWAPMSVHDFLGSVEALAKGLIAAGIGHGDRVGIMARTSAEWTQFDYALWFIGAAGVPIYETSSADQARWIVEDGGLAAVVCETADHAEIVRAVYQGPLWILDDAAIPALVEKGQTVSDAVLAGRREAVRGDDLAALIYTSGTTGRPKGVELTHLNFTTAARNASAALDWICHPGSRTILFLPLAHVFARVINVIALFAGSIVAYSPDTKTLIKDFSSFRPTFLLVVPRVLEKVYNAAEASTGGGVKLKLFRWAAKVAIVSSRERDSRGGFTPARRVQYAIAKQLVFRKLTKMMGGQLLYAVSGGAPLGERLGHFFRGIGLTVYEGYGLTETSAPTAVNRQKVNKIGTVGPPLPGQTVAVAEDGEILSKGFHIFRGYRNDPDATAAALADGWFHTGDIGSLDENGYLTITGRRKELIVTASGKNVVPATLEDRLRGHPLVSQVVVVGDQRPFIAALITLDEEMIPGWLASHGKSPLTIEQARIDPDIRASLARAVARTNQAVSRAESIREFRILGVDFTEENGYLTPSLKVKRSLVLADFAEEVEFLYAEAAARRANAANAK